A stretch of the Clostridium botulinum genome encodes the following:
- the sigG gene encoding RNA polymerase sporulation sigma factor SigG produces the protein MMINKVEICGVNTSKLPVLKDKEMKELLIKMRDGDYFSREKFIRGNLRLVLSVIQRFNNRGENVDDLFQVGCIGLIKAIDNFDLSQNVKFSTYAVPMIIGEIRRYLRDNNSIRVSRSLRDIAYKALQVRDRLINKDNKDPNVSQIAKELELPREEVVFALDAIQDPVSLFEPIYHDGGDALYVMDQISDNKSVDDSWIENISIKEAMKRLNEREKLILNMRFFQGRTQMEVADEIGISQAQVSRLEKTALKHMRKYV, from the coding sequence ATGATGATAAACAAAGTGGAAATATGCGGTGTTAACACTTCAAAATTGCCAGTATTAAAAGACAAAGAAATGAAAGAATTATTAATAAAAATGAGGGACGGTGACTATTTTTCAAGAGAAAAATTTATAAGGGGAAATTTAAGATTAGTTTTAAGTGTGATACAAAGATTTAATAATAGAGGAGAAAATGTAGATGATCTATTTCAAGTAGGATGTATTGGACTTATAAAGGCCATTGATAATTTTGATTTAAGTCAAAATGTAAAATTTTCTACTTATGCAGTTCCGATGATAATAGGTGAAATAAGAAGATATTTAAGAGATAATAATTCTATAAGAGTAAGTAGATCATTAAGAGATATAGCATATAAAGCGTTACAAGTAAGAGATAGACTTATAAATAAAGATAATAAGGATCCAAATGTTTCACAAATAGCTAAAGAATTAGAATTGCCAAGAGAGGAAGTAGTATTTGCATTAGATGCAATACAAGATCCGGTATCATTATTTGAACCTATATATCATGATGGTGGAGATGCACTTTATGTTATGGATCAAATAAGTGATAATAAGAGTGTAGACGATAGCTGGATTGAGAACATATCTATTAAAGAAGCTATGAAAAGGTTAAATGAAAGAGAGAAACTTATACTTAATATGAGATTTTTTCAAGGACGAACTCAAATGGAAGTTGCAGATGAAATAGGAATTTCACAAGCTCAAGTGTCTAGACTTGAAAAAACTGCTTTAAAACATATGAGAAAATATGTATAA
- a CDS encoding dicarboxylate/amino acid:cation symporter translates to MKKLFNNLIFKLALGVFLGILVGLKASHNVMGVIVTIKYILGQIIFFAVPLIILGFIAPSIARLKNNASKLLGITISIAYLSSVGAAFLSAFCGYKLIPKLSIASQTAVLKELPKLVFKLDIPPIMSVMSALALSLLLGLATAWTKSDLVEKLLEQFQNIILSIVNKIIIPILPLFIATTFASLAYEGSITKQAPVFLKVIVIVLIGHYVWLTFLYLIGGAVSGKNPLNVVKNYGSAYLTAVGTMSSAATLPVALKCARKSTSLRKDIVDFVIPLCANIHLCGSVLTEVFFVMTVSKILYGTLPSVSSMILFILLLGIFAIGAPGVPGGTVMASLGLIISVLGFNDSGTALILTIFALQDSFGTACNVTGDGAIALMVTGIANKKNL, encoded by the coding sequence ATGAAAAAACTTTTTAACAATCTTATATTTAAACTTGCACTAGGAGTATTTTTAGGAATTCTTGTAGGATTAAAAGCCTCGCATAATGTAATGGGTGTTATTGTAACAATAAAGTATATTTTAGGACAAATTATATTTTTTGCTGTTCCTTTGATTATACTTGGATTTATAGCACCTTCTATAGCCAGGCTTAAAAATAACGCAAGTAAACTTTTAGGAATAACTATTTCTATTGCTTATTTATCTTCTGTAGGCGCAGCATTTTTATCAGCTTTTTGTGGATACAAACTTATTCCAAAACTATCTATAGCTTCTCAAACTGCTGTATTAAAAGAATTGCCTAAGCTAGTTTTCAAACTAGATATTCCACCAATTATGTCAGTAATGAGTGCTCTTGCACTATCATTGCTATTAGGTCTTGCAACAGCCTGGACTAAATCAGATTTAGTTGAAAAACTTTTAGAACAATTTCAAAATATTATTTTAAGTATAGTAAATAAAATTATAATTCCTATTCTTCCACTATTTATAGCTACTACTTTTGCATCATTAGCTTATGAAGGTTCTATTACTAAACAAGCTCCTGTATTTTTAAAGGTAATTGTTATAGTTCTTATAGGACATTATGTATGGCTTACTTTCCTTTATTTAATAGGTGGTGCCGTATCTGGTAAAAATCCTTTAAATGTAGTTAAGAATTACGGAAGTGCTTATTTAACAGCTGTAGGTACTATGTCTAGTGCAGCAACATTGCCTGTAGCATTAAAATGTGCTAGAAAATCAACTTCTCTTAGAAAAGATATTGTTGATTTTGTAATTCCTCTATGTGCAAATATTCATCTTTGTGGGTCTGTTTTAACAGAAGTATTCTTTGTAATGACAGTATCTAAAATTCTATATGGAACTCTTCCTAGTGTATCAAGCATGATACTTTTCATATTATTATTAGGAATTTTTGCAATAGGTGCACCTGGAGTTCCTGGTGGAACAGTAATGGCTTCTTTAGGACTTATAATCAGTGTTCTTGGATTTAACGATTCAGGTACTGCTCTTATATTAACTATATTTGCCCTTCAAGATAGCTTTGGTACTGCTTGTAATGTTACCGGTGATGGTGCAATAGCACTTATGGTTACCGGAATTGCCAATAAAAAAAATTTATAA
- the spoIIGA gene encoding sigma-E processing peptidase SpoIIGA, with protein MILYLDIFIIENFIVNFFLLYITTQTLRLKQNIVYVILASVIGTIYAVLMVYSRFRYFFNVPLKMFIAIIMILIVFRKKNLLFLFKATVMFVIYSMLLAGICIFIEFNNFNSNTILSKFSYKYLILAIMVFYIVIHRLVSYIRDRNEISNFIYEIDIVMDDFTKKVKAFLDTGNELREPATNLPVMIVEKSVISISELNTDKKFVIPYRVVNGFTGELQGFKPKYIQVHRKNTVEKREVIVALCNNGLSELNDYNALLSRGII; from the coding sequence GTGATATTATATTTAGATATATTTATAATTGAAAACTTTATAGTAAACTTTTTTTTGCTGTATATTACAACCCAAACACTTAGACTAAAACAAAATATAGTATATGTAATTTTAGCATCTGTAATAGGTACTATTTATGCTGTGCTCATGGTATATAGTAGATTTCGGTATTTTTTTAATGTACCGCTGAAAATGTTTATTGCAATAATTATGATTTTAATCGTATTTAGAAAAAAGAATTTATTATTTTTGTTTAAGGCAACAGTTATGTTTGTTATATATTCTATGTTATTAGCTGGTATATGCATTTTTATAGAATTTAATAATTTTAATAGTAATACTATATTAAGCAAATTTTCTTATAAATATTTAATTTTAGCTATTATGGTTTTTTATATAGTAATACATAGATTAGTCAGTTATATAAGAGATAGAAATGAGATAAGTAATTTTATCTATGAAATAGATATTGTTATGGATGATTTTACAAAAAAGGTAAAGGCATTTCTTGATACAGGAAATGAACTTAGAGAACCTGCAACAAATTTACCGGTTATGATAGTGGAGAAAAGTGTAATTTCTATTTCGGAGTTGAATACAGACAAGAAATTTGTAATACCATACAGGGTAGTTAATGGGTTTACTGGTGAACTTCAAGGTTTTAAGCCTAAATATATTCAAGTTCATAGAAAAAATACGGTTGAAAAGAGAGAGGTTATTGTTGCTCTTTGCAATAATGGATTAAGTGAATTAAATGATTATAATGCTTTATTATCTAGAGGAATTATTTAA
- the ftsA gene encoding cell division protein FtsA, protein MHEYIVGLDIGSSSVYGAVGKVVSNGEIRIVGITSVKCKGLNKSVVVDIDSTSQSIKECITNLERMVDINISEVYVSLPAGVSELIWNKGIVAVASDDKEITENDVMRVIEAAKIVSIPSDKEIIGVVPQQYIVDGYDNIIEPVGMSGMRLEVDAQIVMAQSTIINNLRKSINKAGVRILGEVLQQQAISQTICKREELDMGIAFVDVGAQTTDISIYKRGNLCYTNMVPLGGDNITNDIAICLKLPFPEAEKIKIKYGNLGYNNNDKNVKINVNAGYDNSREIDVEFLKRIIEARSEEILYYVKEELQQSKYYDEISGIVIVGGGLALFKDINSFATDILHKSTRIGFPIYTGATSPIYATVVGVIEDVISTLKINKNIEEVERHINSNSKLKESNTNKKGEGNFVSKIREFFTEFF, encoded by the coding sequence ATGCACGAATATATAGTAGGACTCGATATAGGATCATCAAGTGTATATGGTGCTGTTGGTAAAGTAGTTAGTAATGGAGAAATCCGTATAGTTGGAATTACTTCTGTGAAATGTAAAGGATTGAATAAATCCGTAGTAGTAGATATAGATAGTACCTCTCAATCTATAAAAGAATGTATTACCAATTTAGAAAGAATGGTAGATATAAACATTTCAGAGGTATATGTATCATTACCCGCAGGAGTGAGTGAATTAATATGGAATAAAGGAATAGTGGCAGTGGCTTCAGATGATAAAGAGATAACAGAAAATGATGTTATGAGAGTTATTGAAGCTGCAAAGATAGTATCTATTCCTTCAGATAAAGAAATTATTGGCGTCGTACCACAACAATACATAGTAGATGGATATGATAATATAATTGAGCCTGTTGGAATGAGTGGAATGAGACTCGAGGTTGATGCCCAAATAGTTATGGCTCAAAGTACAATTATAAACAACCTTAGAAAGAGTATAAATAAAGCTGGAGTTAGAATTTTAGGAGAAGTTCTTCAGCAACAAGCGATTTCACAGACAATTTGTAAAAGAGAAGAATTAGATATGGGAATAGCATTTGTTGATGTAGGAGCACAGACTACCGATATTTCTATTTATAAAAGGGGAAATCTTTGCTATACTAATATGGTACCTTTAGGGGGAGATAACATAACAAATGATATAGCTATATGCTTAAAATTACCATTTCCTGAAGCAGAAAAAATTAAAATCAAGTATGGAAATTTAGGGTATAATAATAATGATAAAAATGTTAAAATTAATGTTAATGCAGGATATGATAATTCTAGAGAAATAGATGTAGAATTTTTAAAGAGAATAATAGAAGCTAGATCTGAAGAAATATTATATTATGTTAAGGAAGAGTTACAACAAAGTAAATACTATGACGAGATATCAGGCATAGTTATTGTTGGAGGTGGATTAGCACTATTTAAAGATATAAACAGTTTTGCTACAGATATTTTACATAAGTCTACAAGAATTGGTTTTCCAATATATACAGGAGCCACAAGTCCAATATATGCTACAGTTGTTGGAGTTATTGAGGATGTAATAAGTACGCTAAAAATAAACAAAAATATTGAAGAAGTTGAAAGGCACATTAATAGTAATTCAAAATTAAAAGAAAGTAATACGAACAAAAAAGGTGAAGGAAATTTTGTATCAAAAATAAGAGAATTCTTTACTGAGTTTTTTTAG
- the ftsZ gene encoding cell division protein FtsZ — protein sequence MLDFDVEVQQFAQIKVIGCGGGGNNAVNRMIIEGLKNVEFIGINTDKQALAVSQASQKIQIGDKLTKGLGAGANPEIGRKAAEESKDEISQAIKGADMVFITAGMGGGTGTGAAPVVAEIAKSMGILTVGVVTKPFPFEGRKRMLHAEQGIKELKQTVDTLVTIPNERLLSMVDKKTSLVEAFKFADDVLKQGVQGISDLITIPGLVNLDFADVRTIMLDKGLAHMGVGKGTGDSRAQEAAKQAISSPLLETSIMGATGVLLNVTGGGDLGLLEINEAAEIVQEAADPDANIIFGAVIDENLKDEIRITVIATGFEEKAAAQQESKPVISTPKQEESYNNSYNNSYNNNNNNNTYKEQPKPVFEESAATKEFDQNDLEVPAFLRRYNR from the coding sequence GTGCTAGATTTTGATGTTGAAGTTCAACAATTTGCTCAAATTAAGGTAATAGGATGCGGTGGCGGAGGTAACAACGCTGTTAATAGAATGATAATTGAAGGACTTAAAAATGTGGAGTTTATAGGTATAAATACGGACAAGCAGGCTCTTGCAGTTTCTCAAGCTTCACAAAAGATACAAATAGGAGATAAACTTACTAAAGGATTAGGTGCTGGAGCAAATCCTGAAATAGGAAGAAAAGCAGCTGAAGAAAGCAAAGATGAAATTTCTCAAGCAATAAAAGGTGCTGATATGGTATTTATCACTGCCGGAATGGGTGGTGGAACAGGAACAGGTGCTGCACCAGTAGTAGCTGAAATTGCAAAGTCAATGGGAATATTGACTGTTGGTGTTGTAACTAAGCCTTTCCCTTTTGAAGGAAGAAAGAGAATGCTTCATGCAGAACAAGGTATTAAAGAATTGAAGCAAACAGTAGATACATTGGTAACTATTCCAAATGAAAGACTTTTATCTATGGTTGATAAGAAGACTTCATTGGTAGAAGCTTTTAAATTTGCTGATGATGTATTAAAACAAGGTGTACAAGGTATATCAGACTTAATTACTATACCTGGACTTGTAAATTTAGACTTTGCTGACGTAAGAACTATAATGTTAGACAAAGGACTAGCTCACATGGGTGTTGGTAAAGGAACAGGAGATAGTAGAGCACAAGAGGCTGCAAAACAAGCTATATCTAGTCCACTTTTAGAGACATCTATTATGGGAGCAACTGGCGTTCTGTTAAATGTAACAGGTGGTGGAGATTTAGGACTACTTGAAATAAACGAGGCCGCTGAAATAGTTCAAGAAGCAGCTGATCCAGATGCTAATATTATATTTGGAGCTGTTATTGATGAGAATCTAAAAGATGAAATAAGAATTACTGTTATTGCAACAGGATTTGAGGAAAAAGCAGCAGCTCAACAAGAATCAAAACCAGTAATATCAACACCAAAACAAGAAGAAAGTTATAATAATAGCTATAACAATAGTTATAATAATAACAATAATAATAATACTTATAAAGAACAACCTAAACCAGTATTCGAAGAGTCAGCAGCAACTAAAGAGTTTGACCAAAACGATTTAGAAGTTCCTGCATTTTTAAGAAGATATAATAGATAA
- the sigE gene encoding RNA polymerase sporulation sigma factor SigE → MLYYLEELFKEGESLLSLELLLNKILSNFKIFFKKVYFIGGNDALPPPLSKEEEENLVAKIRAGDDSVRTILIERNLRLVVYIARKFENSGVLVEDLISVGTIGLIKAVNTFDPEKKIKLATYASRCIENEILMYLRRNNKVKAEISFYEPLNTDWDGNKLLLSDILGTENDMVYNLIEDEVDKQLLFIAMRKLSEREKEIIKLRFGLTGKGEKTQKQVADLLGISQSYISRLEKRIIKRLKKEINKMV, encoded by the coding sequence ATGCTTTATTATCTAGAGGAATTATTTAAGGAGGGGGAGTCTTTGCTAAGTTTAGAGTTACTTTTAAACAAAATATTATCAAATTTTAAGATTTTTTTTAAAAAGGTTTATTTTATTGGGGGAAATGATGCATTACCACCTCCACTTTCAAAAGAAGAAGAAGAAAATTTGGTTGCTAAAATAAGAGCAGGTGATGATAGCGTTAGAACTATTCTAATTGAACGAAATCTTAGACTCGTAGTATATATAGCTAGAAAATTTGAAAATTCAGGTGTATTAGTAGAAGATTTAATATCAGTAGGAACTATTGGCCTTATTAAAGCTGTAAATACTTTTGATCCAGAGAAGAAAATTAAATTAGCAACTTATGCGTCAAGATGTATAGAAAATGAAATTTTGATGTATTTAAGAAGAAATAATAAAGTTAAAGCAGAAATATCTTTTTATGAACCTTTAAATACAGATTGGGATGGTAATAAATTGCTTTTATCCGATATTTTGGGCACGGAAAATGATATGGTATACAATTTAATTGAAGATGAGGTAGATAAACAATTATTATTTATAGCAATGAGAAAGTTAAGTGAAAGAGAAAAAGAAATAATAAAATTAAGATTTGGACTAACAGGAAAGGGTGAAAAAACACAAAAGCAAGTTGCAGATTTATTAGGTATATCTCAATCATATATTTCAAGATTAGAAAAGAGAATCATTAAAAGATTGAAAAAAGAAATTAATAAAATGGTTTGA
- a CDS encoding YlmC/YmxH family sporulation protein, which produces MPLCSINNLRMMEVIDVSTGSKLGYIKDFLIDCIDYKILSLIIPREKSSIFSKDENIEISWSKIIKIGVDVILVDIGEEILQEE; this is translated from the coding sequence ATGCCTTTATGTTCTATAAATAATTTAAGAATGATGGAAGTTATAGATGTTAGTACAGGATCTAAATTAGGATACATAAAAGATTTTTTGATTGATTGTATAGATTATAAGATACTTTCATTAATAATACCGAGAGAAAAAAGTTCTATTTTTTCAAAGGATGAGAATATTGAAATTAGTTGGAGTAAAATAATAAAAATAGGTGTAGATGTTATACTAGTAGATATAGGAGAGGAAATTTTGCAAGAGGAATAG
- a CDS encoding type IV pilus twitching motility protein PilT — protein sequence MIPLNELLKKTIDEKASDLHLTVGISPVIRINGELVRVGEQKLTANDTRKYVMEILGDSWEKYDNVGEIDTSISIPSVGRFRVNIYKQRGSYALAIRAVALKIPSISQLKLPSIIKEISDKHRGLILVTGPTGSGKSTTLASIINEINNTRSAHIITLEDPIEFLHKHNKSIINQREIGNDTSSYTDALRAVLREDPDVILVGEMRDLETMATAITAAETGHLVLSTLHTIGAAKTIDRIIDVFPPHQQQQIKIQLSTVLQGVISQQLIPKYDGKGQIASFEIMVLNSAIQNLIREGKTHQIQSLIQTGSKYGMKTMDMSIVELYKSKLISYENALTYSIDKSMVKRMIDM from the coding sequence GTGATACCATTAAATGAATTATTAAAAAAGACTATAGATGAAAAAGCATCAGATCTCCATTTAACTGTTGGAATTTCTCCGGTAATTAGAATAAATGGTGAACTAGTAAGGGTTGGTGAGCAAAAGCTTACAGCAAATGATACAAGAAAATATGTTATGGAAATATTGGGGGACTCATGGGAAAAATATGATAATGTTGGTGAAATAGATACATCTATATCTATTCCTAGTGTTGGAAGATTTAGAGTTAATATATATAAACAGAGGGGGAGTTATGCACTTGCTATAAGAGCAGTTGCATTAAAAATACCTTCTATTAGTCAATTAAAGTTACCCTCTATAATAAAAGAGATTAGTGATAAACATAGAGGACTTATTCTTGTAACAGGACCAACTGGAAGTGGTAAGAGTACAACTTTAGCATCTATAATAAATGAGATAAATAATACGAGATCAGCTCATATTATTACATTAGAAGATCCTATAGAATTTCTTCATAAGCATAATAAGTCAATAATTAATCAAAGGGAAATAGGAAACGATACATCATCTTATACTGATGCCCTAAGAGCAGTACTTAGAGAGGATCCAGATGTAATTCTTGTTGGGGAGATGAGAGATCTTGAAACTATGGCAACGGCAATTACAGCAGCAGAAACAGGACATTTGGTATTATCTACTCTACATACTATAGGAGCAGCTAAAACTATAGATAGAATAATTGATGTTTTTCCACCACATCAACAACAACAAATAAAAATACAACTTTCAACTGTACTTCAAGGTGTTATATCTCAACAATTAATACCAAAATATGACGGAAAAGGACAAATAGCTTCATTTGAAATTATGGTATTAAACTCTGCTATACAAAATCTTATAAGAGAAGGGAAAACTCACCAAATTCAATCATTAATTCAAACAGGAAGTAAGTATGGTATGAAAACTATGGATATGAGCATAGTTGAGCTATATAAAAGTAAATTAATATCCTATGAGAATGCTTTAACGTATTCTATTGACAAAAGTATGGTAAAAAGAATGATAGATATGTAG